In a single window of the Oscarella lobularis chromosome 4, ooOscLobu1.1, whole genome shotgun sequence genome:
- the LOC136185947 gene encoding protein-L-isoaspartate(D-aspartate) O-methyltransferase-like codes for MQSIYLYHVNSLPGQSMRFILSVVAFLAYLRSTKAKDDLSDSETCKKDDGECLDSPNRAQFDTGMAWRSSGANNVDLVSQLVANRVVKSKKVQQVLSQTDRGEFSKFNPYYDAPQAIGYGVTISAPHMHAYALELLEDKLVEGSRALDVGSGSGYLTVCMAKMIGKSGLVVGIDHIDELVRQSEANIRKSNGYLLDGPNPLVKLVTGDGRLGYPADGPYDAIHVGAASPEKPQALIDQLKRGGRLIVPVGPDGGSQYLVQYDKANDGNVQKTDLMGVRYVPLTSKEKQWPS; via the exons ATGCAGAGTATTTATTTGTACCACGTGAACAGCCTGCCCGGACAGTCGATGCGCTTTATCCTCTCGGTAGTCGCTTTCTTGGCCTATCTGAgatcgacgaaagcgaaggacGATCTGTCCGACTCGGAAACGtgcaaaaaagacgacggagAGTGTCTCGACTCGCCGAATCGCGCACAATTCGACACGGGAATGGCTTGGCGATCGTCGGGAGCCAACAACGTCGATCTCGTCTCGCAGCTCGTTGCAAATCGCGTCGTAAAGAGCAAAAAAGTTCAGCAGGTCCTTTCGCAGACCGATCGAG GCGAGTTCTCCAAATTCAATCCCTACTACGATGCACCGCAGGCGATTGGATACGGCGTGACAATCAGCGCGCCGCACATGCACGCGTACGCGCTTGAGCTTCTCGAAGACAAACTCGTCGAGGGAAGTCGTGCACTCGACGTCGGATCAGGAAGCGGATATCTCACCGTGTGCATGGCAAAAATGATTGGAAAGTCGGGTCTGGTCGTTGGAATCGATCACATCGACGAACTTGTTCGGCAGTCGGAAGCGAACATTCGAAAATCGAATGGGTATCTATTGGATGGGCCTAATCCACTTGTCAAGCTCGTCACGGGAGACGGTCGGTTGGGGTATCCGGCGGACGGTCCGTATGATGCGATTCACGTTGGAGCGGCGTCGCCTGAAAAGCCGCAGGCGCTCATCGACCAGCTGAAACGGGGCGGACGACTGATTGTGCCTGTTGGACCCGATGGAGGCAGTCAGTACCTCGTGCAGTACGATAAGGCAAACGATGGAAACGTTCAGAAGACTGATCTTATGGGAGTGAGGTATGTACCGTTGACGTCTAAGGAGAAACAGTGGCCTTCGTAA
- the LOC136185897 gene encoding eomesodermin homolog, with the protein MIITKAGRRMFPPFVISIDGMDPTARYTLFMDVEQVDDKRYKYLNSKWIEVGKAEKETEPRARYVHPESPNTGQHWMTQKVSFKKMKLTNNKKNTSGHLVLNSMHKYQPRIHVMQEGEGIDDDQHAVFVFPDTVFIAVTAYQNDQVTQLKIDNNPFAKAFRDSPQDNDPRRGGAAWPQGYYHTSYPSQIQDGHFFAQDYAGNYFGHLRYSQMPQYYPTVSPLSPWENAFNQAYPPPVTPNTPYQRPAPDAAAIANWQYEVTGGGAGNCVGGVATTLPSSTATTEEPYATTYAGYGFGAPAQTSQQVPLTPLTPSMDPYAACNPYVAAAAAVAAAAQTSSSHAFVTDSPAKFQMSSSGSVGMLASGGAGHQAFPVNAATAGVQKSTEH; encoded by the exons ATGATTATAACGAAGGCGGGACG GCGCATGTTTCCCCCCTTCGTTATATCAATCGACGGCATGGATCCGACTGCGCGCTACACGCTATTCATGGACGTCGAACAGGTCGACGACAAGCGATACAAGTATCTCAATTCAAAGTGGATCGAAGTGGGCAAAGCGGAAAAGGAAACCGAACCGCGCGCCCGCTACGTTCATCCCGAGTCGCCGAATACCGGTCAGCATTGGATGACGCAGAAGGTGTCGTTCAAGAAAATGAAGTTGACGAACAACAAGAAAAATACGTCGGGACAC CTCGTTCTGAATTCCATGCACAAGTATCAGCCGCGAATACACGTCATGCAGGAGGGAgaaggaatcgacgacgatcaacacgccgtctttgtttttcCCGATACCGTTTTCATTGCCGTAACGGCCTACCAAAACGACCAGGTCACCCAGTTGAAAATCGACAATAACCCGTTTGCGAAAGCATTTCGCGATTCGCCGCAGGACAACGATCC AAGGCGGGGAGGAGCAGCGTGGCCCCAAGGATACTACCACACGTCCTATCCGTCTCAAATCCAGGATGGGCACTTTTTCGCGCAAGATTATGCAGGCAATTATTTTg GACACCTGAGATACAGTCAAATGCCACAGTACTATCCGACTGTGAGCCCTCTCAGCCCATGGGAGAATGCCTTCAATCAGGCCTATCCGCCACCGGTCACACCCAACACACCCTACCAACGTCCCGCGCCGGACGCTGCGGCAATCGCCAACTGGCAATACGAAGTCACCGGTGGCGGTGCTGGAAACTGCGTCGGGGGCGTGGCTACGACTCTTCCGTCGTCAACGGCAACGACGGAAGAGCCGTACGCTACGACGTACGCCGGGTACGGTTTCGGCGCGCCGGCACAGACCAGTCAACAGGTGCCGCTCACGCCACTCACGCCATCAATGGATCCGTATGCTGCGTGCAATCCGTACGtagcggcagcggcggccgtcgccgccgccgcgcagacgtcgtcgtcgcacgcgtTTGTGACCGACAGTCCGGCGAAGTTTCAAATGAGTTCGAGTGGGTCGGTGGGGATGTTGGCGAGCGGAGGCGCCGGCCATCAGGCTTTTCCCGTCAATGCAGCGACTGCGGGTGTGCAGAAGTCGACCGAACACTGA